The Antricoccus suffuscus genome has a segment encoding these proteins:
- a CDS encoding acetate--CoA ligase family protein codes for MRPSMNRPGEPDQHFALDGLDALFEAKSIAILGASSDPSKIGGRPIRFLKERGYAGGVYPVNPNHAEVQGLRAFASLDAVEGPVDLAIVALPTPGVLPALKSCVQHNVRAAVVFSAGFAEMGADGADLQRQIRELARRSGMRVLGPNCIGVVNSKQGVYASFSAVADYMADRSYRSGVAFVSQSGAVGPHCLTVARTRGLDFQTWVTTGNEADIEFADCLAYMAMDDSVKVIAAYIEGCRNGAKLKAALQLARDRGKPVIVLKTGRSTIGAQAVASHTAALVGADNVYDALFEQYNVCRVDSIEELIDTAYACSAGEYPHGNKIGILTGSGGAGILMADQAAGLGLDVAPLPETAQRKLHDLWPPAGVMNPVDTTAQTSNDPKLFEQFLDVVLNEGNYDTVVVFLTYLGLLQPWTVTMTDALIEAKRRSPGSHIVVSMLAAPEAVRRLADENILVFDDPTAAVAAVHRLGQLSSGFAGQPAIEPVAPSVVPAYDGTTLNEYDAKRLLAQAGVEVGAEAIVRSPDDAAAAAVKVGFPVVLKVASTDIQHKSEVGGVLLDVGTAAVARDGYTKILGRVALAAPDARVDGVIVAPMVTGGVETIIGVQNDPVFGPVVMFGLGGVFVEVLGDVTYRLAPFDERVALELIMGVKGSALLQGARGGPSCDLAALAKMLSQVSHFAAANADRIASIDLNPVLALPDRAVAVDALIIPKA; via the coding sequence ATGCGTCCATCGATGAACCGTCCTGGGGAACCTGACCAGCATTTCGCGCTCGACGGACTCGACGCCTTGTTCGAGGCGAAGTCGATCGCGATCCTCGGTGCATCCTCGGACCCGTCGAAGATCGGCGGCCGGCCGATCCGGTTTTTGAAGGAACGCGGGTACGCCGGCGGAGTCTACCCGGTGAACCCCAACCACGCCGAAGTACAGGGTCTCCGCGCATTCGCATCACTGGACGCGGTTGAGGGGCCGGTAGACCTGGCGATCGTGGCGCTGCCGACCCCCGGCGTCCTGCCGGCCTTGAAGTCGTGCGTACAGCACAATGTCCGCGCGGCTGTCGTGTTCAGCGCCGGGTTCGCCGAGATGGGCGCGGACGGCGCGGACCTGCAGCGTCAGATACGCGAGTTGGCGCGCAGGAGCGGGATGCGCGTGCTCGGGCCTAACTGTATTGGTGTGGTCAACAGCAAGCAGGGCGTCTACGCGTCATTCTCGGCGGTTGCCGACTATATGGCCGATCGCAGCTACCGCAGCGGTGTCGCGTTCGTGAGCCAAAGCGGCGCGGTCGGGCCGCATTGCCTGACGGTCGCCCGCACCCGCGGCCTCGACTTCCAGACCTGGGTAACGACCGGCAACGAGGCGGACATCGAGTTCGCGGACTGCCTGGCATACATGGCAATGGACGATTCGGTAAAGGTCATCGCGGCGTACATCGAAGGGTGCCGGAACGGCGCCAAGCTCAAGGCGGCGCTGCAGCTTGCACGCGACCGAGGTAAGCCCGTCATCGTCCTGAAGACAGGCCGCTCGACAATAGGCGCACAAGCGGTCGCGTCGCACACGGCCGCACTGGTCGGGGCGGACAACGTGTACGACGCGCTGTTCGAGCAGTACAACGTCTGCCGTGTCGACTCGATCGAGGAGCTGATTGACACGGCGTACGCCTGCTCCGCCGGCGAGTACCCGCATGGCAACAAAATCGGCATCCTGACCGGGTCCGGGGGCGCCGGAATTCTGATGGCCGATCAGGCCGCCGGTTTGGGTCTCGACGTGGCGCCACTGCCAGAGACTGCGCAGCGCAAGCTGCACGATCTGTGGCCGCCGGCGGGGGTCATGAACCCGGTCGACACGACCGCGCAGACGAGTAACGACCCGAAACTATTCGAGCAGTTCCTCGACGTGGTGCTGAACGAGGGAAACTACGACACGGTCGTGGTATTCCTGACCTATCTTGGGCTTTTGCAGCCGTGGACAGTCACGATGACCGATGCTCTCATCGAAGCCAAGCGGCGCTCTCCGGGCAGTCATATCGTGGTCTCAATGCTCGCGGCACCGGAGGCGGTGCGGCGGTTGGCAGACGAAAACATCCTGGTATTCGACGACCCGACGGCCGCCGTGGCCGCGGTCCATCGACTCGGCCAGCTGTCTTCCGGGTTCGCCGGGCAACCGGCCATTGAGCCGGTAGCGCCATCTGTCGTGCCAGCCTATGACGGCACGACCCTTAACGAGTACGACGCCAAACGGCTGCTCGCACAAGCCGGTGTCGAGGTCGGCGCCGAAGCGATTGTCCGATCGCCCGACGACGCTGCGGCAGCTGCGGTGAAGGTGGGATTCCCGGTCGTGCTGAAGGTCGCCTCGACGGACATCCAACACAAGTCCGAAGTCGGCGGTGTCCTGCTCGATGTCGGTACGGCTGCGGTCGCCCGCGACGGGTATACGAAGATCCTTGGCCGGGTCGCCTTGGCCGCACCCGATGCCCGCGTCGACGGCGTCATCGTCGCGCCGATGGTGACCGGCGGTGTCGAGACGATCATCGGAGTGCAGAACGACCCCGTATTCGGTCCGGTCGTGATGTTCGGACTCGGTGGCGTCTTCGTCGAAGTACTCGGCGATGTCACATACCGACTCGCGCCGTTCGACGAGCGCGTGGCGCTGGAGTTGATCATGGGGGTGAAAGGATCCGCGTTGCTGCAAGGCGCCCGGGGCGGACCATCCTGTGACCTTGCCGCGCTGGCCAAGATGCTTTCGCAAGTTTCGCACTTCGCTGCGGCCAATGCAGACCGGATCGCGAGCATCGACCTTAACCCGGTCCTGGCGCTGCCGGACCGTGCGGTCGCCGTCGATGCGCTGATCATCCCAAAGGCCTGA
- a CDS encoding LLM class flavin-dependent oxidoreductase gives MRVALTLGGDQSKVAEEARQAEAAGFDMVATGEHLFFHGPVPNAFVSLAAAAGATTKIRLLSSLTVLPLYPPALAAKLATSLDQVSGGRFDLGVGVGGEFPDEFTAAGVEVKERGARTNEALEILKAFWSGERVQHKGKFAHVPGLAIKPGAVQSGGPPLWMGGRKDAAICRAGRYADFWMPYMYTPEQLAESLGKVRDEAERAGRDPQSVRGAIYCWSAVDEDGTQSKQWVVDAVSTIYQQDFSKLADRYLLFGSPDQVAARVAEYRDAGAETLVFAPVADGRRRQQIVDVFAGHVLPNLHS, from the coding sequence ATGCGGGTTGCGCTGACACTGGGTGGTGACCAGTCCAAAGTCGCCGAGGAAGCACGGCAAGCCGAGGCAGCGGGCTTTGACATGGTCGCCACCGGAGAGCATCTGTTCTTTCACGGACCCGTCCCTAACGCGTTCGTCTCGCTGGCGGCCGCGGCAGGTGCGACCACGAAGATTCGGTTGCTCAGTTCGCTGACGGTACTGCCCCTGTACCCACCGGCGTTGGCGGCGAAACTCGCGACGAGTCTCGATCAGGTGTCCGGCGGCCGTTTCGACCTCGGGGTCGGCGTCGGCGGCGAATTTCCTGACGAGTTCACTGCCGCTGGCGTTGAGGTGAAGGAGCGCGGCGCGCGCACTAACGAGGCGCTCGAGATTCTCAAAGCGTTCTGGTCGGGCGAACGGGTGCAGCACAAGGGAAAGTTCGCCCACGTGCCGGGGCTGGCGATTAAACCTGGCGCGGTCCAGTCGGGCGGCCCACCGCTGTGGATGGGCGGTCGCAAGGACGCCGCGATTTGCCGCGCGGGTCGGTATGCGGACTTCTGGATGCCATATATGTACACGCCGGAACAGCTCGCCGAGTCGCTCGGCAAGGTGCGCGACGAAGCCGAAAGAGCTGGCCGCGATCCGCAGTCGGTGCGCGGCGCGATCTACTGCTGGAGCGCGGTCGACGAGGACGGCACGCAATCGAAGCAGTGGGTGGTCGACGCGGTCAGCACGATCTACCAGCAGGACTTCAGCAAGCTTGCGGACCGTTACCTGCTGTTTGGGTCACCCGACCAAGTTGCCGCTCGGGTTGCCGAATACCGCGATGCCGGGGCCGAGACGCTTGTCTTCGCGCCTGTGGCCGACGGCCGTCGCCGCCAGCAGATTGTGGACGTCTTCGCTGGGCACGTGCTACCTAATCTGCATTCCTGA
- a CDS encoding glycosyltransferase — protein sequence MPIVEGDMTISKIVVVIPAHNEEDLLESCLVSVRTAALHSSVPVDTIVVADSCTDRTAEIAARFGQVLQVAHRNVGAARRAGFRAVKGPHSIWMATTDADSVVPNDWLSSHMMHAEAGVELLAGTVQVTNWGAFPAEVQRDYERRYRMALPSTRIHGCNLGFDGRRYVSIGEFAPLALHEDVDLVHRFVEAGARVVWSDESPVVTSSRRTSRAPGGFATHLTSLEVVR from the coding sequence ATGCCGATTGTGGAAGGCGACATGACAATTTCCAAAATTGTGGTGGTGATCCCGGCGCATAACGAGGAAGACCTGCTTGAGTCGTGCCTTGTGAGCGTTCGGACCGCGGCGCTGCACTCATCCGTGCCCGTCGACACAATCGTCGTAGCCGACTCCTGCACCGACCGCACTGCCGAGATCGCGGCACGATTCGGCCAGGTGTTGCAGGTGGCTCATCGGAATGTAGGTGCGGCACGACGAGCCGGGTTTCGCGCCGTGAAAGGACCGCATAGCATCTGGATGGCGACCACCGACGCCGATTCCGTAGTACCCAACGACTGGCTTTCCAGCCACATGATGCACGCAGAGGCAGGCGTTGAGTTGTTGGCCGGGACTGTGCAGGTAACAAACTGGGGCGCTTTCCCAGCGGAAGTGCAACGCGATTATGAGCGTCGGTATCGGATGGCGCTTCCCTCCACCCGCATCCATGGGTGCAACCTAGGCTTTGACGGACGTCGTTACGTCTCCATAGGGGAATTCGCGCCGTTGGCGCTCCACGAGGACGTAGATCTGGTTCATCGTTTCGTCGAGGCCGGCGCACGCGTGGTGTGGAGCGACGAGTCTCCGGTTGTGACATCGTCGCGGCGAACTAGTCGCGCGCCTGGGGGCTTCGCCACGCACCTCACGAGTTTAGAAGTGGTGCGATGA
- a CDS encoding dienelactone hydrolase family protein, which yields MSDALTAQTIHISGHNGDDIEAYLARPAEQSNRGGVLVIHHMPGYDRATKEIVRRFAEIGYDAICPNLYWREAPGAAPDDAAATARAAGGVPDERFLGDAAGAVAYLRALDSSNGKVGVIGFCSGGRQSVLTACHVDVNAAVDCYGAFVTGTPPEGFPLQVGNLVEDLPSLKCPLLGLFGVEDKYPSPENVDELEQILSSNDKDFDFHRYDDAGHAFFAPDRPSYRVAAANDGWEKITAFYGQHLT from the coding sequence ATGAGTGACGCACTAACCGCGCAGACAATTCATATCTCCGGCCACAATGGCGACGACATCGAGGCCTATCTCGCGCGTCCCGCGGAACAGTCCAATCGCGGCGGGGTTCTGGTGATTCATCACATGCCCGGCTATGACCGAGCCACCAAGGAGATCGTGCGGCGATTCGCCGAGATCGGGTACGACGCGATTTGCCCTAACCTCTACTGGCGCGAAGCACCCGGCGCAGCGCCTGACGACGCCGCGGCGACCGCGCGTGCCGCGGGCGGCGTACCGGATGAACGTTTCCTCGGTGATGCCGCGGGCGCGGTGGCGTACCTGCGTGCTCTGGACTCCTCCAACGGCAAGGTGGGTGTGATCGGGTTCTGCTCCGGCGGCAGACAGTCGGTGTTGACCGCGTGTCACGTCGATGTGAATGCCGCCGTCGACTGCTATGGCGCGTTTGTCACCGGTACCCCACCGGAGGGATTCCCGCTACAGGTAGGCAACCTCGTAGAGGACCTGCCGTCGCTGAAATGTCCGCTGTTGGGGCTATTCGGTGTCGAGGACAAGTATCCGTCGCCCGAGAACGTCGACGAGCTTGAGCAGATCCTCTCCAGCAATGACAAGGATTTCGATTTCCACCGGTACGACGATGCGGGTCATGCATTCTTCGCCCCCGACCGACCGTCCTATCGCGTGGCCGCCGCAAACGACGGTTGGGAAAAGATCACTGCCTTTTATGGTCAGCACCTCACCTGA
- a CDS encoding alpha/beta fold hydrolase, whose amino-acid sequence MVDDAETSGTIQLPDVLLSYSARGRGPVVVNAHGLTRSRRSVARFELADFSPVASAGHRLVSYDARGHGESSGTPSREDYTWSALSGDMLALIDHFSPDAPVDGIGLSMGTGTLLHAVTQSPERFNRVVLTAPPTAWETRTAQADIYRQMAELVEKAPPDEAADILAQSRRPAPIFDDVPGYPPAPDISYELLPTVFRGAGIADFPTREAIGAISKPTLILAWATDPGHPISTAEELASLIPRSVLHVSETSADLRTWGDRAAEFLS is encoded by the coding sequence ATGGTCGATGACGCGGAAACGTCAGGAACAATTCAGCTTCCCGATGTGCTGCTGTCTTATTCGGCGCGCGGGCGCGGGCCAGTCGTCGTCAACGCGCACGGGCTGACCCGTAGCCGTCGATCGGTGGCCCGCTTTGAGCTCGCGGACTTTTCTCCTGTCGCATCGGCCGGACACCGGCTCGTGTCGTACGACGCGCGCGGACACGGTGAGTCCAGCGGTACGCCGTCGCGTGAGGACTACACCTGGTCCGCGCTGAGTGGCGACATGCTCGCACTCATCGATCATTTCTCGCCGGACGCCCCGGTCGATGGCATTGGACTGTCCATGGGCACCGGGACTCTGCTGCATGCGGTGACCCAATCTCCTGAACGGTTCAACCGCGTCGTCCTCACCGCTCCCCCGACCGCGTGGGAGACGCGCACGGCACAGGCCGATATCTATCGTCAAATGGCCGAGCTCGTGGAGAAGGCACCACCCGACGAGGCAGCCGATATCCTCGCGCAGTCCCGTCGACCGGCACCGATATTCGACGACGTACCAGGCTATCCACCGGCTCCCGACATCTCCTACGAACTGCTTCCCACCGTGTTTCGCGGCGCGGGAATCGCGGACTTCCCCACTCGCGAGGCCATCGGCGCGATCAGTAAGCCGACCCTGATCCTGGCGTGGGCTACCGACCCCGGACACCCGATCTCGACCGCAGAAGAGCTGGCCTCGCTCATCCCCCGCTCCGTGCTGCACGTGTCGGAGACCAGCGCGGACCTGCGCACATGGGGCGACCGCGCAGCCGAGTTCCTCAGCTAA
- a CDS encoding acyl-CoA dehydrogenase, whose protein sequence is MTPDLKAKLLDLTRVPLPLPGGGATVERWLRLAQNCDYDIAIGRLVEAHADADAILHEIVGQRVEARQLWGVWAAEPPHPLLTATRQSGRWRLDGTKLWCSGASICTHALVTASDGGESRLYAVDLNQTGVRPRKGTWVNAGMRVSDTEPVDFTNVQAEPVGDTTSYLDRPGFWYGAAGVAACWYGGAVAVAEPLKARLHKANSHQLAHMGAIDAALAGARWALVGAAGEVDNDPHDHARQARIRALRVRTIVENAATQVIDGVGRALGAGPLCQDERHAQRVADLSIYVRQSHAESDLAALGGLLA, encoded by the coding sequence ATGACGCCCGATCTCAAAGCAAAACTCCTGGATCTCACAAGGGTCCCGCTCCCGCTCCCGGGTGGCGGAGCGACGGTAGAGCGCTGGCTGCGGTTGGCGCAGAACTGCGACTACGACATCGCGATCGGACGTTTGGTCGAAGCGCACGCAGACGCGGACGCCATTCTGCATGAGATCGTCGGCCAGCGGGTGGAAGCTCGTCAGCTGTGGGGCGTGTGGGCGGCCGAACCGCCACACCCGTTGCTGACCGCTACCCGGCAGTCGGGACGTTGGCGGCTGGACGGGACCAAGCTCTGGTGCTCGGGCGCGTCGATCTGTACCCACGCTCTCGTCACGGCCTCGGACGGTGGTGAATCACGGCTCTATGCGGTTGATCTGAACCAAACTGGCGTTCGCCCCAGGAAAGGAACCTGGGTGAACGCAGGCATGCGCGTGTCGGACACCGAACCGGTCGACTTCACCAATGTCCAAGCTGAGCCAGTGGGAGACACGACGTCGTACTTGGATCGTCCCGGCTTCTGGTACGGCGCGGCGGGTGTGGCGGCATGCTGGTACGGCGGAGCCGTGGCAGTTGCGGAACCGCTAAAAGCACGGCTGCATAAAGCAAATTCACACCAGTTGGCGCATATGGGGGCAATCGATGCGGCTTTGGCTGGCGCGCGCTGGGCACTCGTCGGTGCAGCAGGTGAGGTCGATAACGACCCGCATGATCACGCTCGACAGGCGCGGATCCGTGCACTCCGGGTGCGCACGATTGTCGAGAACGCTGCCACGCAGGTGATCGACGGCGTTGGACGCGCGCTTGGGGCGGGTCCACTCTGCCAGGACGAGCGGCACGCGCAGCGAGTGGCAGACCTCAGCATCTACGTTCGGCAAAGTCACGCGGAGAGCGACCTGGCCGCGCTAGGGGGCCTTTTAGCGTGA
- a CDS encoding DUF6295 family protein, translated as MCTYATLQTDIDGSAKGPGGKWFHATNATVYFDHPVHAMAEHTLNIDLADPAAGPSQRVAVELTADSARRLVAAIEGALASAPAEMTL; from the coding sequence ATGTGCACCTACGCAACATTGCAGACGGACATCGACGGCAGCGCCAAAGGGCCGGGTGGCAAGTGGTTCCACGCCACCAATGCGACGGTCTACTTCGACCATCCCGTGCATGCGATGGCCGAGCACACGCTGAATATCGACCTGGCCGACCCTGCCGCGGGCCCGTCCCAGCGGGTCGCGGTCGAACTGACAGCGGACTCGGCCCGCAGGCTCGTCGCTGCCATCGAAGGCGCCCTCGCGTCCGCACCCGCCGAGATGACGCTCTGA
- a CDS encoding PIG-L deacetylase family protein → MSVDRFLNAPTSGKGTPESQWAAADLRFPEFSLDGCERLVIIAPHPDDEVLGVGGIATSAAERGIETHAVIVTDGQSSHPGSPTYTPNQLAALRRIESARANATLGLRKPVHLGFTDGQVETSEKTLARALKQYVDNSWVLVTWAGDGHPDHEACARATRLACADTGSRVLEYPIWMWHWALPQDTDVPWGRARRFDLSTTSAARKADAVNAFTTQIRPLSEHPADAAVLPSHVLERLLRPYEVVLISEDDGK, encoded by the coding sequence GTGAGCGTGGACAGATTTCTGAACGCACCAACGAGTGGAAAAGGTACGCCGGAGAGCCAATGGGCTGCAGCGGATCTACGCTTCCCGGAATTCTCGCTCGACGGCTGCGAGCGGTTGGTCATTATTGCGCCCCACCCTGACGATGAGGTGCTCGGAGTCGGTGGCATCGCTACATCGGCCGCCGAACGCGGCATCGAGACCCACGCCGTCATCGTGACCGACGGCCAGTCGTCACACCCTGGCTCACCGACGTACACGCCAAATCAACTGGCCGCGCTGCGCCGCATCGAGTCGGCGCGGGCCAATGCGACACTCGGGCTGCGCAAACCGGTACATCTGGGTTTCACCGACGGCCAGGTCGAAACGTCCGAGAAGACACTCGCTCGGGCACTGAAGCAGTACGTCGATAACTCCTGGGTCTTGGTCACCTGGGCCGGTGACGGACACCCAGACCATGAAGCCTGCGCGCGAGCGACCCGACTCGCGTGCGCAGACACCGGGTCTCGCGTTCTGGAGTATCCGATCTGGATGTGGCATTGGGCGCTGCCACAGGACACAGATGTGCCGTGGGGCCGAGCCCGTCGGTTCGACCTGTCGACGACTTCCGCGGCGCGCAAGGCCGATGCAGTCAACGCATTCACCACTCAGATTCGGCCGCTGTCAGAGCACCCCGCCGACGCGGCAGTCCTTCCCTCACACGTTCTCGAGCGACTGTTACGCCCATACGAAGTCGTGTTGATATCTGAAGATGACGGTAAATAA
- a CDS encoding class I SAM-dependent methyltransferase has translation MDPEYFDRIYSTSSDPWGFTTRWYERRKVALTMAILPQERFGSCFEPGCSIGVLTAELAQRCDRVVATDIADAALARAQSRLSATGIGNVEMRHWALGASWPDEMYDLVVLSEVGYYLEPGSARRAIDCAAQHLHPDGALLAAHWRHPVAEYPSTGDDFHALLNSTRGMERASRYIDEDVVIDLLRPSGTRSVAEQEGLVTPADQVL, from the coding sequence ATGGATCCCGAGTACTTCGACCGTATATATTCCACCTCGAGTGACCCGTGGGGATTCACCACCCGCTGGTACGAGCGGCGCAAGGTCGCACTTACCATGGCGATTCTGCCTCAGGAACGCTTCGGCAGCTGTTTCGAACCTGGTTGCTCGATAGGCGTACTGACCGCGGAACTCGCCCAACGGTGCGACCGCGTTGTTGCCACAGACATCGCGGACGCGGCGCTGGCCCGTGCCCAGTCCCGATTGAGCGCCACCGGTATCGGCAACGTAGAAATGCGCCACTGGGCGCTGGGCGCCTCTTGGCCCGATGAAATGTACGACCTCGTCGTACTCAGCGAAGTTGGTTACTATCTCGAGCCGGGGAGCGCCCGACGCGCGATCGACTGCGCGGCCCAGCATCTCCACCCGGACGGCGCCCTACTTGCTGCTCATTGGCGCCATCCTGTCGCAGAGTATCCCTCAACCGGCGATGATTTCCACGCCCTTCTGAACAGCACCCGCGGAATGGAGCGGGCAAGCCGATATATCGACGAGGACGTCGTCATCGACCTGCTCCGCCCCAGTGGTACGCGGTCCGTTGCGGAACAAGAAGGGCTGGTGACGCCTGCCGATCAAGTCCTGTGA
- a CDS encoding DUF7218 family protein: MPNKKPGPSVKDDKLYEELRNDGESKEKAARIANESASSSRSDVSRRGGKSGSYEDWKVEDLRRRAAEIGIDGRSSMKKDELVKALRNH, translated from the coding sequence ATGCCCAACAAAAAACCAGGCCCCAGCGTCAAAGACGACAAACTCTACGAAGAACTCCGAAACGACGGCGAGAGCAAAGAAAAGGCGGCCAGAATCGCTAACGAGTCAGCGTCGAGTTCACGCTCTGACGTCAGTCGTCGCGGTGGAAAGTCCGGATCGTATGAGGACTGGAAAGTCGAGGACCTACGCCGACGTGCGGCAGAGATAGGTATCGACGGGCGGTCATCGATGAAGAAGGACGAGCTCGTCAAGGCTCTTCGCAACCATTGA
- a CDS encoding cation:proton antiporter, which produces MEFSLSALIIVPTLAVVAPLLAGLVGRIARVHVVVFEILLGLLVGPSVLGWVPSNGFTTQIADFGLAFLFFMAGSETDFSAIKGRLAATALAGWLLSLIIGVSIGIAVGLSAVGGIIIGIALTSTALGTIMPMLRDAHEMSTPFGRAVIAVGAVGEFGPLVAISLFLSGRTTAGASVVLVAFVVISAIAVFAASRGRTASFYKLIASTLHTSTQLAVRIVVMIVAALAALSIALGLDMLLGAFTAGVICRVLLSGARPEHKELIETKLEAVSFGFLVPIFFINVGITFDLHALLSNGRALILLPIFVLFLLVVRGVPGGFAAPPGSRFADRLALVLFTATGLPIIVAVTAIGVDEKYLAPGTASALVGAGMLSVLLFPAIAMGQRSRARKAQRPHPGSG; this is translated from the coding sequence ATGGAGTTTTCGCTCAGCGCACTCATCATCGTTCCGACGCTCGCCGTCGTGGCCCCGCTGCTTGCCGGCCTCGTCGGCCGCATCGCCAGGGTTCACGTGGTTGTCTTCGAGATCCTGCTTGGGCTACTGGTCGGGCCTAGCGTGCTCGGGTGGGTCCCTTCGAACGGGTTCACGACGCAGATCGCCGACTTTGGGCTCGCGTTCCTCTTTTTCATGGCCGGCAGCGAAACGGACTTCTCCGCCATTAAGGGGCGATTGGCAGCGACGGCCTTGGCCGGATGGCTACTCTCGTTGATCATCGGCGTGTCCATTGGGATCGCGGTCGGCCTCTCCGCGGTCGGAGGCATTATTATCGGTATCGCTCTTACATCGACCGCGCTTGGCACGATCATGCCGATGCTGCGCGACGCACATGAGATGAGCACACCGTTCGGTCGAGCCGTGATAGCTGTCGGCGCAGTGGGGGAGTTCGGGCCGCTGGTGGCGATTTCGCTTTTCCTCAGCGGCCGTACGACCGCCGGCGCCAGCGTGGTCCTGGTCGCATTCGTTGTTATTTCGGCGATCGCGGTATTCGCTGCCTCGCGCGGACGGACCGCAAGTTTCTACAAGCTGATCGCGTCGACCCTGCACACCAGCACCCAACTAGCCGTACGCATCGTCGTAATGATCGTCGCCGCGCTCGCCGCGCTCAGCATCGCCCTCGGTCTGGACATGCTGCTGGGCGCATTCACCGCAGGTGTGATCTGTCGAGTGCTACTTTCCGGGGCGCGACCCGAACATAAGGAACTGATCGAGACCAAACTCGAGGCCGTGTCGTTCGGCTTTCTCGTGCCGATCTTCTTCATCAACGTCGGTATCACCTTCGACCTACACGCGCTCCTTTCCAACGGAAGGGCGCTCATCCTGTTGCCCATCTTCGTGCTTTTTCTGTTGGTCGTGCGCGGCGTTCCTGGTGGCTTCGCTGCGCCGCCGGGATCGAGATTTGCCGACAGGCTTGCGCTAGTGCTGTTCACCGCCACCGGGCTGCCAATCATCGTGGCCGTCACGGCAATCGGCGTCGACGAGAAATACCTGGCACCGGGGACCGCATCCGCGCTCGTAGGTGCGGGAATGCTGTCGGTGCTGCTGTTTCCGGCGATCGCGATGGGTCAGCGAAGTCGGGCGCGCAAGGCGCAGCGACCCCACCCTGGATCTGGATGA
- a CDS encoding Dps family protein, translating to MGKTLQMRLHALNDLQLTLKHAHWNVVGPDFIGVHEMLDPQIDAVRAMVDETAERMATLGVSPVGTPGALVSTRTWDDYDIGLADTSEHLGALDIVYDGVISSEREAIDTIGKIDPITEDMLIGHTKQLELFQWFVRAHLENASGRLATRGAATESAAAAKSAAKKPS from the coding sequence GTGGGCAAGACCCTTCAAATGCGCCTACACGCGCTGAATGACCTCCAGCTCACACTGAAGCACGCGCATTGGAATGTGGTGGGCCCGGACTTCATCGGCGTACACGAGATGCTCGACCCGCAGATCGACGCGGTGCGGGCGATGGTTGACGAGACTGCCGAGCGGATGGCGACCCTTGGAGTCTCTCCGGTGGGTACGCCGGGTGCCTTGGTCTCGACGCGCACCTGGGACGACTACGACATCGGCCTCGCGGACACGAGCGAGCATCTGGGTGCTCTTGACATCGTCTACGACGGCGTCATCTCCAGTGAGCGTGAAGCGATCGATACGATCGGGAAGATCGACCCGATCACCGAGGACATGCTGATCGGTCACACTAAACAGCTCGAACTGTTTCAATGGTTCGTGCGCGCCCATCTAGAAAACGCGTCCGGCCGCCTCGCCACCCGCGGCGCGGCTACGGAGTCCGCGGCAGCGGCGAAATCTGCGGCAAAGAAGCCTTCCTAG
- a CDS encoding glutathione peroxidase, giving the protein MSIYDYDVTTLAGEPANLHDYEGKALLMVNVASRCGLTPQYETLEQLHAQYADRGFAVLGFPCNQFGGQEPGTADDIAEFCSATYGVTFPMFAKTEVNGDNRDPLYTELVQVPDAEGKTGDIQWNFEKFLISPAGEPVARFRPRTTPDAPEVVSAIEAQLPR; this is encoded by the coding sequence GTGTCGATCTACGACTACGACGTCACCACTCTGGCCGGCGAACCGGCGAATCTGCACGACTACGAGGGCAAGGCGCTGCTGATGGTCAACGTCGCCTCCCGCTGCGGTTTGACCCCGCAGTACGAAACTCTTGAGCAACTGCACGCGCAGTACGCCGACCGTGGTTTCGCCGTACTCGGCTTCCCGTGCAACCAGTTCGGCGGCCAGGAGCCCGGCACCGCCGATGACATCGCGGAGTTCTGCTCGGCGACGTACGGCGTCACGTTCCCGATGTTCGCAAAGACCGAGGTGAACGGCGACAATCGCGATCCGTTGTACACCGAGCTCGTCCAAGTGCCTGATGCAGAAGGAAAGACCGGGGACATCCAATGGAACTTCGAGAAGTTCCTCATCTCCCCGGCGGGCGAGCCGGTGGCCCGATTCCGTCCGCGCACTACCCCAGATGCACCCGAGGTCGTCTCGGCGATCGAGGCTCAGCTCCCGCGCTGA